A stretch of Sulfurimonas xiamenensis DNA encodes these proteins:
- a CDS encoding CDP-alcohol phosphatidyltransferase family protein, whose amino-acid sequence MKFLFTDTSHFNLANLFTFVNITAGLLATYFITQNNFFAAVILAWVGGAFDIFDGKIARKYHLSNEFGVQLDSFADFLSFVLVPVFLIFQAVYNSSFSGLLVAIAGAVSIYYVISGLRRLIQFNINADAGEVEKFFTGVPTPLGAILLWFVYLGAAYGFISPYIVLIAMVLIGWSLNSKIKVPHP is encoded by the coding sequence ATGAAATTTTTATTTACCGACACATCTCATTTTAACCTGGCAAATTTGTTTACTTTTGTAAATATTACAGCAGGACTTTTAGCTACTTATTTTATTACTCAAAACAATTTTTTTGCAGCTGTTATTTTGGCATGGGTGGGTGGAGCTTTTGATATATTTGACGGCAAAATTGCCAGAAAGTATCATCTCTCAAATGAATTTGGAGTACAGCTAGATAGTTTTGCAGATTTTTTAAGTTTTGTTCTTGTTCCGGTATTTTTAATTTTTCAAGCTGTTTATAACAGCAGTTTTTCTGGTTTATTGGTTGCCATTGCCGGAGCAGTAAGCATATACTATGTAATATCAGGACTTAGAAGACTTATACAATTTAACATAAATGCAGATGCAGGGGAAGTTGAGAAATTTTTTACAGGCGTTCCTACTCCCCTTGGTGCAATTTTACTTTGGTTTGTCTATTTAGGCGCAGCGTATGGATTTATATCGCCTTACATTGTACTTATAGCTATGGTACTTATCGGATGGAGTCTTAATTCCAAAATCAAAGTACCGCACCCCTAA
- a CDS encoding beta-ketoacyl-ACP synthase III — protein sequence MAYAAFRSIGGYAPSKILSNEDLSKMVDTSDEWITKRTGIKERRIAANDEFTSDMGVKAAQKAIERSGIDKSEIDMIVCATISPDYFCMPSTATIISTKLGLENVTAFDISAACTGFVYILSIAKAFIESGMKKNILIVGAEKLSAITDYSDRGTCILFGDGAGAAIISATDNKEEAIIDIHTGADGRFADLLMTPNGGSGSAHDSLEQEASSCFMQMKGNETFKVAVKTLTKDVVDILNENNIQGSDIKHFVPHQANYRIIKAVGDALKLKDEQIVITVEKYGNTSGASIPMAINEIYENGTLKAGELMLLDAFGGGLTWGSALVPFSPLRK from the coding sequence ATGGCATATGCTGCATTTCGTTCTATAGGAGGTTACGCTCCTAGTAAGATACTCTCAAATGAAGATTTGTCGAAGATGGTCGATACATCAGATGAGTGGATAACAAAAAGAACAGGCATAAAAGAGAGGCGTATCGCTGCAAATGATGAATTTACAAGTGATATGGGTGTTAAAGCTGCACAAAAAGCAATTGAGAGAAGCGGCATAGATAAGAGTGAAATTGATATGATTGTATGTGCAACAATTTCACCTGACTATTTTTGTATGCCTTCTACTGCTACAATAATTTCCACAAAATTGGGTCTTGAAAATGTTACTGCATTTGATATTTCTGCGGCATGTACAGGGTTTGTATATATTTTGTCAATAGCAAAAGCTTTTATAGAGTCGGGTATGAAAAAAAATATTCTTATAGTTGGTGCTGAAAAACTCTCTGCAATAACTGACTACAGCGATAGAGGTACATGTATCCTTTTTGGTGATGGTGCAGGTGCAGCAATAATAAGTGCAACAGACAATAAAGAAGAGGCAATTATAGATATTCATACCGGAGCTGATGGTAGATTTGCAGATTTGCTTATGACTCCAAACGGCGGAAGCGGTTCTGCTCATGACTCATTAGAGCAAGAAGCATCAAGCTGCTTTATGCAAATGAAAGGAAATGAAACTTTCAAAGTTGCCGTTAAAACTTTAACAAAAGATGTTGTTGATATATTAAATGAAAATAATATCCAAGGTTCTGATATTAAACATTTTGTACCCCATCAAGCAAATTATAGAATTATAAAAGCTGTCGGCGATGCTTTAAAGTTAAAAGATGAACAGATAGTTATTACAGTTGAAAAGTATGGAAATACATCAGGCGCTTCCATACCTATGGCAATAAATGAAATTTATGAAAACGGAACACTTAAAGCAGGCGAGTTAATGCTCTTAGATGCTTTTGGCGGTGGGCTTACTTGGGGATCAGCTCTTGTACCATTTTCGCCATTGAGAAAATAA
- the rpmF gene encoding 50S ribosomal protein L32: protein MAVPKRRVSHSRSAKRRTHYKISLARPIKDKDGTYKLPHHINPTTGEYK, encoded by the coding sequence ATGGCAGTACCAAAAAGAAGAGTTTCTCATTCACGCTCAGCGAAAAGAAGAACTCACTATAAAATATCTTTAGCTCGTCCGATTAAGGATAAAGATGGAACATACAAGCTTCCACACCACATTAACCCAACGACTGGTGAGTATAAATAG
- a CDS encoding DEAD/DEAH box helicase, whose product MQENAQTKTEEKAITFDDLGLKKEILRSIKDAGFTIPSPIQAAAIPFVLAGRDIVGQAHTGTGKTAAFGLPALNNIDTKDGVGILVITPTRELATQVSDELFKYGRNIGARTVTVYGGSSYNRQIDLIQRGASVVVATPGRLLDILKKNLLKDFAPSIVVLDEADEMLDMGFLDDINEIFSYLPSNRQTLLFSATMPKPIKLLAERILDNPEFISITQGETTNTDINQEYYVIDEHERDDAIIRLMDSEDCKKAVVFCRTKSEVDRLSNVLSNAGYLANGLHGDMEQRQRETVIKGFKNNNVNVLVATDVAARGIHVDNISHVFNYHIPFDPESYVHRIGRTGRAGTKGKAITLLTPLEFKELQRIKTKIGTTMTHAFVPSKNDLRANNLKSIVTNIEDQKIYDEAHQVLDLLKQDIDEETIMFKLVSMILDKQTIAGPNTIGIPADKLAAILERAGNRKDTRGKSGSRGGFRGNRSRSGGSSERSRSGEKSRSGGGYRGSNSSAERNRSGSSDRNRNRNRD is encoded by the coding sequence ATGCAAGAAAATGCACAAACAAAAACAGAAGAAAAAGCGATCACATTTGATGATCTAGGATTAAAAAAAGAGATACTTCGCAGTATCAAGGATGCTGGATTTACGATTCCAAGTCCTATTCAAGCAGCTGCAATACCGTTCGTACTAGCAGGTCGTGATATTGTAGGTCAAGCACATACTGGAACAGGTAAAACAGCGGCTTTCGGTCTTCCTGCACTAAACAACATAGACACAAAAGACGGCGTAGGCATACTTGTTATCACTCCGACTCGTGAACTTGCAACCCAAGTCAGTGACGAGCTCTTTAAATACGGAAGAAATATAGGTGCCAGAACAGTAACAGTTTACGGCGGCAGCTCATACAACAGACAAATCGACCTTATCCAAAGAGGTGCGAGCGTTGTTGTTGCTACTCCGGGAAGACTTCTTGACATTCTTAAGAAGAACCTGTTAAAAGATTTTGCTCCTAGCATCGTCGTTCTTGATGAAGCAGATGAGATGCTTGATATGGGATTTTTAGATGATATTAACGAAATATTCTCTTATCTTCCTTCAAATCGTCAAACACTTCTCTTCTCAGCTACTATGCCAAAACCTATCAAACTTCTTGCTGAGAGAATCTTGGATAATCCTGAGTTTATTAGTATTACACAGGGTGAGACAACAAACACAGACATCAACCAAGAGTACTATGTGATTGATGAGCATGAGAGAGATGATGCAATTATTCGCCTTATGGATTCTGAAGATTGTAAAAAAGCGGTTGTTTTTTGTAGAACAAAAAGCGAAGTTGACAGACTCTCAAATGTTCTCTCAAATGCGGGATATTTGGCAAACGGCTTACATGGAGATATGGAGCAGCGTCAGCGTGAAACTGTAATAAAAGGTTTTAAAAACAATAATGTCAATGTTTTGGTTGCTACTGATGTTGCCGCTCGCGGTATCCATGTAGATAACATCTCGCATGTATTTAACTACCATATTCCATTTGACCCTGAATCTTATGTTCATAGAATCGGGCGAACAGGGCGTGCAGGAACAAAAGGTAAAGCGATCACACTTTTGACTCCGCTAGAATTTAAAGAGCTTCAGCGTATTAAGACAAAAATCGGAACCACTATGACTCACGCATTTGTTCCAAGCAAAAATGATTTAAGAGCAAATAATCTAAAATCTATTGTTACAAATATAGAAGATCAAAAAATTTATGATGAAGCACATCAGGTTCTTGATCTGTTAAAACAAGATATAGATGAAGAGACTATTATGTTTAAACTTGTATCTATGATTTTAGACAAACAAACAATAGCCGGTCCAAACACTATCGGTATTCCAGCTGATAAATTAGCTGCAATACTAGAGAGAGCAGGCAACAGAAAAGATACAAGAGGCAAAAGCGGCAGTCGTGGAGGCTTTCGTGGAAACAGAAGTCGTTCAGGCGGCAGTAGTGAGAGAAGTCGTTCAGGAGAAAAAAGCCGTTCAGGTGGTGGATATAGAGGCAGCAACTCTAGCGCAGAGAGAAACCGTTCAGGCAGCAGCGACAGAAACCGCAATAGAAACAGAGATTAA
- a CDS encoding HIT family protein — MTIYEDNDFFIETEKSEIPWLKIFTKEPYIELGDLPKDLRSRLWEVYDIIEFEMRKYYNPTKINMASFANMLPRVHIHVMARFENDSYFPNPMWGEKLREADLNLPDIEEFYKKVINALINKQEKLS, encoded by the coding sequence ATGACTATTTACGAAGATAATGATTTTTTTATTGAAACAGAAAAAAGCGAAATTCCATGGCTTAAAATCTTTACAAAGGAGCCCTATATAGAGCTAGGGGACCTTCCAAAAGATTTAAGAAGCAGACTATGGGAAGTTTATGACATAATAGAGTTTGAGATGAGAAAATATTACAATCCAACAAAAATCAATATGGCATCTTTTGCGAATATGCTTCCTCGTGTTCACATACATGTAATGGCAAGATTTGAAAATGACAGTTATTTTCCAAATCCAATGTGGGGAGAAAAACTAAGAGAAGCTGATTTAAATCTTCCTGACATAGAAGAATTTTATAAAAAAGTTATAAATGCTTTAATAAATAAACAAGAGAAGTTATCGTAA
- a CDS encoding DoxX family protein, with product MTNDIAKLILRLTVSIMMLFHGLEKIINGIGGVKHLTTSAGFPEFFAYGVYVGEIIVPIFILLGAYARAASLVLALNMMFAIFLAYGNSLFSLGKHGAPVFELPFLYLIMSILIFMLGSGKYALNSK from the coding sequence ATGACAAATGATATTGCAAAATTAATTTTAAGGCTCACTGTTAGTATTATGATGCTTTTTCACGGGCTTGAGAAGATTATTAACGGCATAGGTGGGGTAAAACATTTAACAACAAGCGCGGGATTTCCAGAATTTTTTGCTTACGGTGTATATGTAGGTGAGATAATAGTACCTATTTTTATACTGCTTGGAGCCTATGCTCGAGCAGCATCTTTGGTTTTGGCGCTGAATATGATGTTTGCTATCTTTTTAGCATATGGAAATTCACTATTTTCATTAGGCAAGCATGGCGCACCGGTTTTTGAGCTTCCTTTTTTATATCTTATTATGTCGATTTTGATATTTATGCTTGGAAGCGGAAAGTATGCGTTAAATAGTAAATAG
- the plsX gene encoding phosphate acyltransferase PlsX, producing MIKIAVDAMGGDFGPKPIVEGCLQALKKKQFVPIFVGKKSEILPLLPKRYRDKISIVEADDVISMDDAATDAVKRKESTIYKAIELVKNGEAQGVVSAGHSGATMTLATLRLGRLKGVLRPALVTFMPTKNSRKSSVLLDVGANVDSKAEHLLQFAVMGGCYAEDMFGIEVPSIGLLANGEEKSKGNDVTKAAFKLLEGYKGFKGNVEGNDIFNASCDVIVCDGFVGNLVLKASEGVASTISGLIKEYIRKSPIAITGALLMRKVFKLLKKQMDYAEVGGAPLIGIQGCVIVGHGKSNPKAIKNAIFQAINYVDTGVNEHIVQRLEALKNKEI from the coding sequence ATGATAAAGATTGCTGTTGATGCAATGGGCGGGGACTTCGGTCCTAAGCCAATTGTAGAAGGTTGTTTACAAGCTCTTAAAAAGAAACAATTTGTTCCTATTTTTGTAGGTAAAAAATCAGAAATTTTACCTCTGTTACCAAAGCGTTATAGAGATAAGATTTCTATAGTAGAAGCTGATGATGTCATATCTATGGACGATGCTGCAACTGATGCAGTAAAAAGAAAAGAGAGCACAATTTATAAAGCTATTGAATTAGTAAAAAATGGTGAAGCTCAGGGAGTCGTCTCTGCCGGACACAGTGGGGCTACAATGACTTTGGCAACTCTTAGACTGGGACGATTAAAAGGTGTTTTAAGACCTGCATTAGTAACATTTATGCCGACAAAAAATTCTCGTAAATCATCAGTTTTACTGGATGTTGGAGCTAATGTAGATTCAAAAGCTGAACATCTGTTGCAATTTGCCGTAATGGGCGGCTGTTATGCTGAGGATATGTTTGGTATTGAAGTTCCATCAATTGGGCTTTTGGCAAATGGAGAAGAGAAGAGCAAAGGAAATGATGTTACAAAAGCAGCATTTAAACTGCTTGAAGGTTATAAAGGCTTTAAAGGCAATGTAGAAGGAAATGATATTTTCAATGCAAGCTGTGATGTTATAGTATGTGACGGTTTTGTGGGGAATTTGGTTTTAAAAGCATCAGAAGGTGTGGCTTCAACTATAAGCGGTTTAATCAAAGAGTATATTAGAAAATCTCCAATAGCTATTACAGGAGCACTTTTAATGAGAAAAGTCTTTAAATTGCTTAAAAAACAGATGGATTATGCAGAGGTAGGCGGCGCTCCGCTTATAGGAATCCAGGGCTGTGTAATTGTGGGACATGGCAAGAGTAATCCAAAAGCTATTAAAAATGCAATTTTTCAAGCAATTAATTATGTTGATACAGGTGTAAATGAACATATTGTTCAACGCTTAGAAGCACTAAAAAACAAGGAAATTTAA